In the Clostridium sporogenes genome, one interval contains:
- the cbiQ gene encoding cobalt ECF transporter T component CbiQ, with the protein MLLSRTSKLSNIHPLEKAVLSIIPIVILGFTQNYIIVFCNILFFLFINFISKNNRKVFTKITLEVTAFAAISSITFVFDYGIVYTLTLILKSLSAGLCLSFFSLTTPIDDMLYCLGKKEYLKDICDIAKGMERFLVVINDEYNILYSSIKSRGGFDSFKLKIRNTGKMAALLFINTLNRWKIIKEGLDSRGYVGYMPYLDRNFDFSYIRFLSILSYIILILLLVILF; encoded by the coding sequence ATGCTTCTATCAAGAACCAGTAAACTTTCTAATATACATCCTTTAGAAAAGGCAGTTTTGAGTATAATCCCAATTGTAATTTTGGGATTTACTCAAAACTACATAATTGTTTTTTGCAATATTTTATTTTTCCTATTTATAAATTTCATTTCTAAAAATAATAGAAAAGTTTTTACAAAAATAACTTTAGAGGTAACAGCTTTTGCAGCCATATCTTCTATAACCTTTGTTTTTGATTATGGAATTGTATACACATTAACGCTTATACTTAAGAGTTTAAGTGCAGGCTTATGTCTTTCATTTTTTTCACTTACCACACCTATAGATGATATGCTTTATTGCTTGGGCAAAAAAGAATATTTGAAAGATATTTGTGATATTGCCAAGGGAATGGAAAGATTTTTAGTAGTTATAAATGATGAATATAATATTCTATATAGTTCTATAAAATCTAGAGGTGGTTTTGACAGCTTTAAACTTAAAATTAGAAATACAGGAAAAATGGCAGCTCTTCTTTTTATAAATACACTAAACCGATGGAAAATAATAAAAGAAGGATTAGATAGTAGAGGATATGTAGGATATATGCCTTATCTAGATAGAAATTTTGATTTTTCTTATATAAGATTTTTAAGTATACTTAGCTATATTATTTTAATACTATTATTAGTAATATTATTTTAA